In Candidatus Hydrogenedentota bacterium, a single genomic region encodes these proteins:
- a CDS encoding DUF1080 domain-containing protein, which yields MEKVYYMTIDGVMVHETDPAKSAPPPIITPGTCSTQEVPGTAPSDATVLFDGKNLDNWTSTKEGEQTKWIVKDGAMSPVKDSGMIRSKQEFGSCQLHVEFATPVPAEGEGQGRGNSGVFLMGRYEVQVLDSYENTTYFDGQCSAIYGRNKPLVNACRKPGEWQSYDIIFHRPVFKGKRVVKPATFTVFHNGVLVHDNYQLTGGTGWRGSHSVTPYSPHGDKGPIELQDHGNPVLFRNVWVRELKD from the coding sequence ATGGAAAAGGTCTATTACATGACCATTGACGGCGTCATGGTCCATGAGACAGACCCCGCCAAGTCGGCTCCACCTCCCATCATCACTCCCGGAACGTGTAGCACCCAGGAAGTCCCCGGGACGGCCCCGTCTGACGCCACAGTCCTCTTCGATGGCAAGAACCTTGACAACTGGACCTCCACGAAGGAAGGTGAGCAAACCAAGTGGATTGTCAAGGACGGCGCCATGTCCCCCGTAAAAGACTCCGGCATGATTCGCTCCAAACAGGAGTTCGGTTCGTGTCAGCTTCACGTCGAATTCGCCACGCCCGTGCCCGCCGAAGGTGAAGGGCAAGGCCGCGGTAACAGCGGCGTCTTCCTCATGGGCCGCTACGAAGTACAAGTGCTCGATTCCTACGAAAACACCACCTACTTCGACGGCCAATGCTCGGCCATTTACGGAAGAAACAAGCCGTTGGTCAACGCATGCCGCAAGCCCGGTGAATGGCAATCCTACGACATCATCTTCCATCGCCCCGTCTTCAAGGGCAAGCGCGTCGTCAAACCCGCCACCTTCACCGTCTTTCACAATGGCGTATTGGTTCACGACAACTACCAACTGACCGGCGGCACAGGCTGGCGTGGATCGCATTCCGTCACGCCCTATTCGCCGCACGGTGACAAAGGCCCCATCGAGCTACAGGACCACGGCAACCCGGTTCTCTTCCGCAATGTGTGGGTTCGCGAGTTGAAGGACTGA